ATCTTATATGACTATATGGTATATCATACATGTTGCTACTAAAATTCATATTCTGCACCAAAAGGAATCATACCTTTCTCTTTTTGAAACCACTTGATTTTAGTAGCACTCACTATCTTTAATGACTTAACTTGTTGAGATTCTCACGAtcactttaaaataaaaatatatgtgAATCTCTCATCATAATACACTACTCAtttaaaataatactccctccgcCTTAGTTTATGTAAACTTTTTCAGAGTTAAACTGATTAACTTTTTATATGAATTGAAATATAGTATgttcaaattttttaaaataaaatttatatatttaaaaattacagAAAATGTGTTATAagtcaaaataattaataattttaaatatttataaaaatataataaaagatAATCTTGTTTGACTATTAAAATAATTTCAAGTTTACATAAATTAAAATGGCTACAATAGTAATTTTGTATATTGCATATATTTGACTTATAAGTATGTTATAAGTGTCCCCACAGTCTCGTTTTTCCTGTTAATGTACGAAAAGAGAGCAACCCCCAAACCATCCTTTTCCACACGCAcgctcacacacacacacacagtgaTTTCTCCTCGTTTTTTGTCAAAGGTAAAAGCTAATGACAGCTGACTGAGAGTGtggaacaaaaaaaaaaaggggcAGTCTTGTGTTTATAACCATTCTCAACAAGGTAAAAAACAGCTGGTTCTTGAATCTTGGCCCTTGATATTTCATAAGTGGAGAGAAAGAAcgagaaagagagaaaaagatgGCGGGCTCAGGAGAAAGTAGGAGAAAAGAAGCAGTAGGGATGATGGCACTACATGAGGCACTTAGAAATGTCTGTCTTAACTCAGGCTGGACTTACTCTGTCTTCTGGACCATTCGTCCTCGCCCGTATGTCTTCACTTTTTGTTGAACTTATTACCTATGTTGTTCGGACTCTTAGAAAATATTGCCGGAtgtgtgtcggatcctccaaaagtaacgtatttcttaaggatTCAGACACAAGGGCGACATCATTTTTGGACAGTTCGCGTAACCTAGCTTATTACTATTGTTTCTTCTTGCTTTATTGTCTACTTTCTTTTTATGTAGGAGAGTTCGAGGTGGTAATAGTTGCAAAGTTGGAGATGACAATGGTAGCTTGTGAGTATTACATATTGCCACCATTTCGCTAAATATCTTTGCTTGACCCGATAAAGAGGAAAAAGATGAAGATAAAACAAAGTGGAGTTTAAAACTTACATTTTTTTCATTAGATGAATAGTAGAAAAGAAAACGAATTGGGAATATATTTTAGTCATGTTAATGCGTTTATTTTTAGGAGTCTTTTAACCTTATTAGAGATTATTATGCCATtagaaaatatcaaatatagagaaacttctttttttattttgtatgGAGTTGGTCTGAGATGAATTTATACGGGAAACAAGGTCAATGCGGATTAGTATATGGCCAACCACAACTTATTTGGAACTGAGGCGTAACTGTTATTGTAGTAGTAGCTGAAGACTAGAATAAGGAAACAAGTATATCGGCCTTTACAAAAATTGCATTTCCTGCTATAAAGTATATCGGCTTGTTCATTTTAATTTGAATATCAGAATATCGGATATAGTCATGATTCAACAGATCAGGTCCTTCACTTTGCTGTTTCTTGAGTTTATTGAAAATAATGTGGTTATGACTAATGGTTTGTGTggttttttttttcatattttttagtCTGTCTTATCTCTTTGAATGGTTTGTGATTTGTTATGCTTTGTGCAGGATGTTGATGTGGGAAGATGGTTTCTGCAGAGGATCAGATTGCTTGGACCAAATGGAAGGAGAGGATCTTGTGAGAAAAGCCTTCAGCAAAATGTCCATTCAGTTATATAATTATGGAGAAGGGTGGGTACTTGGTAGGTGGTAGTATTATTGAATTTGAACTATCTATTCTCTCACTTCCATGTCTAAAATGGATGCATTCCAAAGGTGTCAGTTATCATTAGAGGGATATGATGAGATGAATGAGATTTTTTCACTCTTGACCTAAGGTCGAGGGTTCGATCGCTGACAAGGGAGAAACCCCTGGTTGGGAGTGCTTCCCACTTAAATGTGCTTTATGCAGTGCGAAACTGAATTAGTCAAGCTCCTGAGGTCTCGGGTTCGATCTCTAAGAAGGAAGAAATCTCTCCGTCGGTGGCGCTTCCATTTTGAATGTACTTTATGCAGTGTGAAACTAAATTAGTCAGGTTCATAAGGTCTCGGGCTTGATCCCTGAAAAGAGAGAAATCCCTAGTTGGGAGCGCTTCCTTCTTAAATGTGCTTTATAGAGTATGAAATTGAATTGGTCAGGCTCCTGAGGTCTCGGGTTTAATCCCTGAAAAAATGAAAACCCCCTGATTGGGAACACTTCCTTCTTAAATGTGCTTTATGCGGTGTGAAACTGTATTAGTTAGGCTCCTGAGGTCTTGGGATCGATTTCTGATCCCTGGTTGGGAGTGCTTCCCTCTTAAATGTACTTTATACAGTGCGAAATTAAATTAGTCAGGCTAGTGCGTTTCAGATATCAGAtagttataaaaaaataataatccgGTAATAATTGAACTAGTAAAGCAGGACAAGAATTTTGGAACTATTTATTTATTCTAATTGGTCTATTTTGCTCTGCAGGTTGATGGGAAAAGTTGCATCTGATAAATgtcataaatgggttttcaaAGAGCCTACAGAAAACGAACCAAATGTATCCAACTACTGGCAAAGTTCATTTGATGCGGTATACATATTTATGTATAAAGAACTTGAAAAAGAGAAATTTTGGTTATATAATAGTAAGTATAGGGAAGTTGTTCTCCATTTGCCAATTATTGGTCTAATAAATATTTGCTGATTTTGCAGCTTCCTTCTGAGTGGACTGATCAGTTCGAGTCAGGTATTCAGGTCAGAATCAAACAATTTTTTCATCTGTTTCCTGTATTGCCCTGTTTGTCTTTATATTTGAATTATTACTACACATACATAGCTTTCTGTCTCATTTGGATTGAGACGAACTGAAAAGACGTGACATAGAGTAAGAATTTATAGCTGATTCTTAACTTTTTGCGATTGAGGGGTAAATTTTATGTTGTACAGACTCACTAAAATGCTGTTGTACCCGTGTTGTATCCTTAAAAAATGCACTACTTTTGAAGGATCCAACACGCACCCGATAACATTTTCGAAAAGTTCGAGCAACATAGGATGTAATTAATGTTATTATATACTTCCACCTGTCTCATTTGCTACTCTTTCTCAGACTATTGCAGTAATTCAAGCTGGACACGGCCTTCTTCAACTCGGTTCTTGCAAGATTGTAAGTCTCCGTTTTCTCACTGCTTTAAATTTGCCGCTTTCTTGTATCTCAATATTTATATAAAGGGAGCAAACATAGGGGAGTCTTGGCATAATTGATAAAGTTGCTGTCATGTGACCAAGAGGTCACGTGTTAGAGTCGTGAaaacagtctcttgcagaaatgcagggtaagactatGTATAATATACCCttatggtccggcccttccctagaccccgcgcatagcgagagcttagtgcaccgggctgcccttttgtACAATGGGAGCAAACGTGAATAGTAAGGACTCATTTGACCGATCTAACTTGCTTGAGATTGAGGCCTATTTGTTATTGTATCTTCGTTTCTTTCTGAAATTGTTTGATCTTTAAAATCTTAGGAAGCAAATAAAATTGCACATAAAGGTAAGTCAGAATCTGTTTATTTCTATACTCACAAATTTCATCCTTTCCAGATAGCAGAAGATCTCCATTTCGTGTTGAGAATGAGGCACACATTTGAGTCTCTAGGCTACCAATCTGGCTATTATCTGTCGCAGCTCTTTTCTTCAACGCGAACCACTTCAAATTCGTCCACATTTCCTCTGAAGCAACAGATCAATATGCCAATACGTCCTCCTCCTGTTTTCAATTGGGGATCAAGGCCAAATCCTGCGTATCCTAACTTCCAAAATTCCGCTATGATTGGAGGAATTTCACATTCGTCTGAAGCTCAGACGATGGAAAATCATCACGAGAACGATGACATCAAATGGCCTAATGGATTGACTATTTTCAGCGCGCTCACTGGTCAAAGTGATGATTCCAGGCTTCTTTTCAATGCTGATAACTTAGTTAGCAAATCGGAGCATAATCAGCACGCGATGAATCATGATGAGAAGACCTCGAACCCCACTTCAGATTCTTCCAATCAGAACGAATTCTTGAGCCTAGAGAGCCATTTCGGATAGTGtttacaacaacaacccagtagaatcTCACAAATGGGGTCTGTGGAGCGCAGTGTGTATGTAAGTGTGATAATGTTTTACACGAGTGAAAGTGTTAGTTCTGTGCTTTGTTTTCATCCCTTCAACATTTTGCATAATTGCTTGTAGTGTTTTTAGTTCATcttagaaaaagaagaaaaaaattgttTCTACTCTCATTGCGTCATGAGTTTGATGTGAAGATATGTAAGTATGATACTAATTTTTTAAATTCCAACAGGCCGCTCGTTAGTAAGCGACCTACTTGTTaatgtttttaaaaaataaaaaataaatttccaACAGCTTCTTTAACAGGGTAcctatttgttattttttttaaatttcaagcATGCCATTTCCCTCCCTATTTAGAAAGAATTACAAGAAAAACACGAGACATCACACCTTAACAAAAAATGGCCCATGTTTTTAAGTTTTATCCGACCTAACCCATATTGTACATATTTTGTAAGCACTAGCAAATTCAAAACCAATTGTTCTTATGTGaaattttttctaatatttatatggttataaaaacttactttatgttataaaatataactcaaagtaacaatatggaacaagaaaaaataagctaagagatatagagagaaagagatgagagtttcttatttcttctttaattgcgtgtatttttctatctattacaaggcctttatataggcttgaaaagtgaagaaaaatatgtcattgaatatgtcattaaacatagaaatatgtcattgaatatgtcattaagcatctga
The DNA window shown above is from Nicotiana tomentosiformis chromosome 8, ASM39032v3, whole genome shotgun sequence and carries:
- the LOC104102510 gene encoding protein RICE SALT SENSITIVE 3-like isoform X1 translates to MAGSGESRRKEAVGMMALHEALRNVCLNSGWTYSVFWTIRPRPRVRGGNSCKVGDDNGSLMLMWEDGFCRGSDCLDQMEGEDLVRKAFSKMSIQLYNYGEGLMGKVASDKCHKWVFKEPTENEPNVSNYWQSSFDALPSEWTDQFESGIQTIAVIQAGHGLLQLGSCKIIAEDLHFVLRMRHTFESLGYQSGYYLSQLFSSTRTTSNSSTFPLKQQINMPIRPPPVFNWGSRPNPAYPNFQNSAMIGGISHSSEAQTMENHHENDDIKWPNGLTIFSALTGQSDDSRLLFNADNLVSKSEHNQHAMNHDEKTSNPTSDSSNQNEFLSLESHFG
- the LOC104102510 gene encoding protein RICE SALT SENSITIVE 3-like isoform X2, with translation MAGSGESRRKEAVGMMALHEALRNVCLNSGWTYSVFWTIRPRPMLMWEDGFCRGSDCLDQMEGEDLVRKAFSKMSIQLYNYGEGLMGKVASDKCHKWVFKEPTENEPNVSNYWQSSFDALPSEWTDQFESGIQTIAVIQAGHGLLQLGSCKIIAEDLHFVLRMRHTFESLGYQSGYYLSQLFSSTRTTSNSSTFPLKQQINMPIRPPPVFNWGSRPNPAYPNFQNSAMIGGISHSSEAQTMENHHENDDIKWPNGLTIFSALTGQSDDSRLLFNADNLVSKSEHNQHAMNHDEKTSNPTSDSSNQNEFLSLESHFG